A stretch of DNA from Besnoitia besnoiti strain Bb-Ger1 chromosome II, whole genome shotgun sequence:
TCATAAAATAAAGCGAACACAAGCATATATTATACATAAGAAAAACCCAGCCTGCATGTGCCTTGACAAACCTCCGGAACCCCACCGCGACAGTCGATTCGCAAAGTCCAAAACAATCCTGTAAACCAACCGGCCTCGAGGCTCGCTGCACCCAAGCCCTTTCCTCATCCTCAGGCCAGGCATTTGCATGGTAGAGCACTCAGCCCCTGATGATAAATCAAGCGTTGATATGCGCTTGAGACCCCGGCAtgcgccttcccccccccccccccccccctccccgccctctcctcccgACAGCCGCCTTGCTCACCTCGGGGGTCTCCGCCCTGCGCAGCAAACTCCATCTCCTGCTTGGAGGAGGGGAAAAGCTCGATCATGCGCTTGTCAATGCGGCCGccgttctttgcctggaagGCTCGCCaggcttcgccggcgtccacGAACTGCACGTATGCCTCGCCAGAAGGGCGCCCGTCAATCGGGATCGTCGAGGGAAGGATCGCTGCCATGTGGAAGCCATTGAAGAATTGCTGAcatgcacacacgcacacaaacGCACACACTCCCCCCGTACCGCAGGAGCCAGGGCGATATCAGGCCAGACAGGAGACCCCAGTGGAGGACTGCGAGGCCTCAAACAAAGCCGCTGGGCGCAAGGCGACCGCCGGACTCCTCGATGagcctcctccctcgtcccccgcgctctgctgcgcccgccaCGGCCCCAATCCTGCAGTCCTGCAGGTTCTCTCTCCGACACCAAAGCCCCCCACCCCCACTCACGTCACTCGTGCATCCCGCCTGCCAAGGCTGGTTCGCTTGCACGAGGAACGAACGGCGTGCTTGGCTGCAGAGCCCACTCACCACAATGTGCTGTTCGTTCGCGCTGTAAGGCAGACCTCGAAGCCGCAGAACCTGGTAGTTCCAGTTGCCGCCCTCCATACCGCCGCCGTGCGGGCCGGCGGGCGAGTAGCCCCCGCTGCCCCCACCGCCCCCGTAGCCTCCCCCGCCgtagccgccgccgccgtagccgcctcctccggctccatagccgccgccaccgccgtAGCCGCCCCCGTAGCCTCCCCCGCCGtaaccgccgccgcctcctccggctccatagccgccgccaccgccgccgtAGCCTCCCCCGCCGTAGCCGCCGCCATACGGCGAGGCTGGGCCGCTGtagccgccgcgctgcggagacagAAGCCGCACGAAAGAGCAAATATGCAGCCCGGGCCGAGGGCGAACCCGACTTTCGAGGCGCTGAAACACCACATCGCTGGAACTTAGCCTcatttatatatgtagatacagtgtggagacgcacgcgcacagCAATGAGGGCACGGGCGGATGTGAGAGATGCTCAGGGTACCAGGCCTGTTGCTTCACCATGAACTACGAAAAAACGCACGCGGCTCTGCCGCCCCAACGTCTCGTTTCGTGGAGGCGGCACGGCGTCGCATGTACGCCTCTCTGCACGACAGCCACAACGTAACCctcacatacatatatatataaacatgTATATGAATACCACGGCGAGCAGAAAGCAtgtggcggccgccggaTGCAGCGCATCAGCACTTACGCCCATGCCGCCGCGGAATCCACCGCGGCCAGGCCCGCGCATGGGGCCCGAGTTGTAGCCGCCCTGGTAGTAGCCGTCGAAGCCGCCTCGACCagggcgccgggcgcggtGCATGTCGTCGCGGGTCGCCGGATACACTTCGATGAATCGCCGACCTGCGTACAACCGCCGGCACCCGCTCAACCGCGCAGATGAAGCCCGCCAGCCACGACCACAGATATCGCGAGCAGTGTAGGCACACGCACGTATCCCTCTGTCTCTAcccatacatatatatacaaatatacacGCATGCGTTGTTTTAGTGAGAGTAACAGGGACCCCAGTTTCAATTGTTTTCGGATTGGTTTGCGTGCCCGGAGTACGTAGGGAAAAGGAGAGGTAAGCCCTATCACAGAAATATATTTTTTTTACGATAAGTGAGTCCGGCCGGCAGGCCTCGAACCCGGGCGCGATTCCCCGCCTCTCTGTGTCCCCGTTTTGCCGCAAGCTTCGCGtttcggcggcgcctcgacttctgcagcagagccCCTCACCCATGTACTTCTTGTGCAGAGTATCGCGGGCCTTCTCAGCCAATTCTGCACTCTGCAGCTCGACGAACGCAATGCCGGAgaggcgcccgtcgccggTCATGCCCAGCACGATGTCATCGGTGTGGACATCGAACCCTCCGTCTGTAACGCAGGCACAGACATTCGAAAAAAAATATCTCAAATGCAAGAAACACAGACACGCAAGGTCGCTTCCTTTAGAAACAAATTGTACCAACATGAGGAGGAGTCCACCTGCGCCCTTGCGAATAGGTATAAATGCATGCACAAATACAAAcacacatacgtatatagACACACCACTCCGCTAGGGGACACATCTAGCTCCCTCGTTTGCATCCAGAGAGCAGTGCCAATGCAGCTATCTCCAGGCTGCACAGATGCCCCTTTCTGCTGCCCGCATCCCTCGAACTCCGCAGCAGCCCAACCCGCTAAAAACACACCACGCAGAACTcagcgaagaagaacaaACGACGAGAGTGAAGAATTGTGACTGTGCTGTAGTCTAAGCTCCAGGAGGAAGCTGTAAGCTGGACTCACCCTTGAAGAAGTGAACGATCTCGAGCTCGTTGCAGGACCACGGCAGACCGCGGAGCTTCACGACATTCTGAAAACCAGACAGCCACACGCACGCCACTCGACGCATGCAGGACACTCGGTAACGCTATTCCCCTTAAGAGCTTACGAGCCAAGCTCCCCTCTTGATTTCCTCAGGGCGCGTCAATCGCCGAACGCCGGAGTCCTGACGCGACCCGCAATCTCGCGTAtcatacgtatacatatagcGCTGTATACGTATCATAGATAGGCATGCAAATGTATGCCTCCGCATGATCAGGGCAACAGACGCACTCGCGCGACTCCTCCGGCTCCCACTACCCTGGAAGTGACGCTTCCCTTCCTCTCAAGAGGATATTCAGGTCTCGCTTCGCGTCTGGGGCAAGACGAAAAGGCAGGGAAGGACTTCACACGCACCAAGTTCATTCGTCGCGAAGCATCCAGACTCTCGGTGTTGCCGGAGATCGCCGCCATGACGGTCTTCCGGCGATCATCAGCCTTTTGGAATTCCTCTTCCGACGCGCGGAAGACCTGAGCGAcccgaaggaggcgacgagagtGATTAAAAGTTGTACATATGGGCACAAGCAAAAATGTGCGCCTGTAACCAGGGACCGGGTGGTGTACCACCGCAGCAAGTCTGCATACCAGACTGCTGATTCTCTGCACGCTCCCTAACGAACAGCCAGGCTGGCAAACTAGACGTTTGGGCAGCTACAGCCCCGCGAGTCACCCACCTCAATCCAACGCGTGCCCAGGAGACGGCCGTGGAGATCCTTGATGGCCTGTTCGCGGACGGCTGCGTCGGGAAGCTGGACGTAGGCCTCTCCAGTAGTTCGTTTctgcacgcagacgccgaaaaGCCGACAACACGCATTCGAGTCCGCTGAGTACCGCGCACCACTCAAAAACAAAACATCCTGGAAGATCCCCTCGGACTTCGAGCGGCTGCAACGCGTTCGAATACGCACGCCGCACGACCCTGATCAGGCGAGTCCACACTGCACACGCGACAACGCGATTCATCGAGATTGAATGCCGACGAAGCGTGGAAGCGGGTAAACGGCAACGAGATGATTCTGACTAGGCGTCTCCTCTCAGGAGTGCGCTGTGACGGCGTGCTTTTCTGCATAATGAGCCGCACCCTCCGCTCCCGCCTTTCCTCCGCTCccacaccccccccccccctgtcGCCGCCCTTCTTGGGCAGGCTTCTCAAGAGGTGAACCGTCGCTTACGTCGAACCCAATACAGATGAGGACGTGTTCAGGCTCGAGTGAGACGACCGGCTTGAAGAATGCAATGACATTTTCCTCCTGGACATCCCAcggaaggccgcgaaggcgaacggcgTTCACAGGAGACTTGGAGGCCggagcttcttcgccgttgctaggcttctcctccgcgggctcTTCAGCGCTCGGCTGCTCCTCCTGCGGGGCCTCCACCGGAGCCGGCTGTTCCTGCTCCTTCGCCACCTCAGCGCTCGGCtcaagcgccgcctccatcgCGGACGCCATCGTGGAAGCTGGAAGTGGGTTGCTAGCCGAAGGCCACTGGGAGATGCACGCAACGCGAGAGGACATCGCACGCAATGCAATTTCCGTCAACCACAAAGCAAAGCTCAGGTCTCTCCGGTCTGAGAACGACGTCTCCGCTCCCCACACGCAGCCGCCGTAGCGGCAAATACATTTGTTTATGTAGAGATATAGATGgagatatatatgcatatatatatatatgcaaacGGGTACGGAAAACTCCTCAACTTATGCGAGGGGACGCAGGAGGTGGCGAGGAAGGGGGCGGACTCGGGCCGCGCGTGCGAAAGCGCCGGGTTCCGCATGCGTGCCCTGAGAGGCGACACGCCGCCGAGCTGCTTCAGCTCTCTCGGCTTCAGATGGCCTTCTCGACACGAAGCAGGCAAATCCCTGGCTGCAGCCATCTGCGCTTTGTCCGCTGTGCCACGCGTGGCAAACTGCAGCCCGAGATCCTTTTTTGGCAGTgccaggcgcctcgctgtATAAACGCCTGCCTGTCTCCcatgcgccttcctctcgcatGGTGTGGACTGCGGCCGCCAGGATCAGCAGAGAGCGTTTCGCTCGCGTTCAGAGGGAAGCAGCAAGTCCCAGCCAGCTGCGTTGCGTGTTCCGCGCAATCTGCTGACCTCTGTCCTGCTGCCCGTTCTCAGCGGCGAGCCTCTCCCCGCTTCTCACAGCTCTCTCTTCCTTCCACGCGCTTCCGCCATCCCGCACCAGCCAGCTGTCACGGACACCCAGATCTCTCTTCAGAGTCTTTACTCTTCCATTTTGGCACAGCCACACAATACGACTATGCTTAAGCATGCAcactgcgcggctgcgcataAACAATTAAAAAGAGCTCCTGTGAAACGTATGTGCTgaagcgacgcaggccgctcTCCTGGGAAGGCCGCGACTGCACGCCATGGCACTAGATCTCCCTCTAGCCCGCCACAGAACAGGTGGCTCTTCTCCTCCGTGGGGCTCTCCAGCGACCCGCCActcggcagctgcgagacCCCCGATgctgaaaaacaaaaaagacttcttcctcgcccaCCGCCTACGAACGCACAGCTAGCCATCCACAGAGAGAGTGCAGACCGCCCCGCTGACTGAGACGCATGCCAGCGAGCCTCACGTTGCACTAGGTCTTCTCCCGCGAACGGTGTGTGCCCAGAATGCCCGTTGAaccgtcgtcttccttctccacgAAATCACCCTTCGATCTGCCCGCAGGATCAAACACAGAAGAGAGCAAACTCCCGATATTCACACACGCCACGCAAGCCAAAGAGCTATCTGCACAGCTGCGCACATTCCTGTCAGTGAGATGAGTGACTTGTCGAATTCTGTAAACAAGTCGAGTCAGATTCTCAAACACACCAGAGGTCCTCTCTCAGCTGAGGGCTAGAGCAGGGGAGAAACCATAGGAAACGCCAATCTAGTAGTCCACGGGAAA
This window harbors:
- a CDS encoding RNA recognition motif-containing protein (encoded by transcript BESB_036700) — translated: MASAMEAALEPSAEVAKEQEQPAPVEAPQEEQPSAEEPAEEKPSNGEEAPASKSPVNAVRLRGLPWDVQEENVIAFFKPVVSLEPEHVLICIGFDKRTTGEAYVQLPDAAVREQAIKDLHGRLLGTRWIEVFRASEEEFQKADDRRKTVMAAISGNTESLDASRRMNLNVVKLRGLPWSCNELEIVHFFKDGGFDVHTDDIVLGMTGDGRLSGIAFVELQSAELAEKARDTLHKKYMGRRFIEVYPATRDDMHRARRPGRGGFDGYYQGGYNSGPMRGPGRGGFRGGMGRGGYSGPASPYGGGYGGGGYGGGGGGYGAGGGGGGYGGGGYGGGYGGGGGYGAGGGGYGGGGYGGGGYGGGGGSGGYSPAGPHGGGMEGGNWNYQVLRLRGLPYSANEQHIVQFFNGFHMAAILPSTIPIDGRPSGEAYVQFVDAGEAWRAFQAKNGGRIDKRMIELFPSSKQEMEFAAQGGDPRVFRERNRGY